A genomic region of Alicyclobacillus sp. SO9 contains the following coding sequences:
- a CDS encoding kanamycin nucleotidyltransferase C-terminal domain-containing protein, which produces MFGPMPTSRQEKLDMIDEIVNRLLARYASAIVAIGVYGSIALESDGPFSDIEMYVIVQDGAEVQGHEFVYEPFKIEVAVFQRTPFLNRARAVDDLWALTADSYINIKAVFDPDDFFLAVKSLPLDISDVTVEKIMREFVIWEPYETIAKLRNNYNAGNLNYISLGAKDLSWRTAKLIGLANKQYYSTRAKTFEESLLARSKPDGYAELVQHIMNGSLSDRDHTYKLCEQLWNGLNDWLKELGIEYVETELPF; this is translated from the coding sequence ATGTTTGGTCCGATGCCAACATCACGGCAAGAAAAGCTAGATATGATCGACGAGATCGTGAATCGATTATTGGCTCGCTATGCGTCTGCAATAGTTGCTATTGGAGTCTATGGTTCAATTGCCCTGGAGTCGGACGGACCGTTCTCAGATATTGAAATGTACGTCATTGTCCAAGATGGTGCGGAAGTCCAAGGGCATGAATTTGTCTATGAACCATTCAAGATTGAAGTGGCTGTATTTCAGAGAACGCCATTCCTTAACCGAGCCAGGGCAGTTGACGATTTGTGGGCACTTACTGCTGATTCATATATCAATATCAAAGCCGTTTTTGACCCAGATGATTTCTTTTTGGCAGTCAAAAGTCTCCCACTAGATATCTCCGATGTGACCGTTGAGAAAATTATGAGGGAATTTGTGATTTGGGAGCCATATGAGACTATCGCCAAATTGCGCAATAACTATAATGCGGGTAACCTCAACTACATTTCGCTCGGGGCAAAGGACCTTTCGTGGCGAACAGCGAAACTAATTGGACTTGCTAACAAGCAATATTACAGCACAAGAGCCAAAACCTTTGAAGAATCCTTACTGGCAAGGTCCAAACCTGACGGATACGCAGAATTGGTTCAACACATCATGAACGGTTCATTGAGTGACCGTGACCACACTTACAAACTGTGTGAACAACTATGGAACGGCTTAAACGATTGGCTGAAAGAACTCGGAATCGAGTACGTGGAAACAGAGTTACCCTTTTGA
- a CDS encoding HAD domain-containing protein, with product MKVIFLDIDGVLVTSRHFVQSQKYFGHEFDPVCVENLKLILSQTNAKIVVSSSWREGRTLKNLEAIFDANGLENCLVGQTPLLEFGTREDEIQTYIDEMRGTEFEVQQFVIIDDEEEMNRLVSHLVRTDFQTGLTSETVLSAVEHLG from the coding sequence ATGAAGGTCATTTTTCTTGATATTGATGGAGTGCTAGTTACCAGTCGCCACTTCGTCCAAAGCCAAAAGTATTTTGGTCACGAGTTTGACCCTGTTTGTGTCGAGAATCTAAAACTGATTTTAAGTCAGACGAATGCAAAGATTGTAGTGTCTTCGTCGTGGAGAGAAGGACGCACGCTGAAAAATCTTGAAGCTATCTTCGATGCGAATGGACTTGAAAATTGTCTTGTCGGACAGACTCCATTGCTGGAGTTTGGTACGAGGGAAGATGAAATCCAAACCTACATCGATGAGATGCGTGGCACGGAATTTGAAGTACAACAATTCGTCATAATTGACGATGAAGAGGAAATGAACAGGTTGGTGAGCCATCTTGTTCGTACGGACTTTCAGACGGGATTAACCTCTGAAACAGTTCTGTCTGCGGTCGAACATTTGGGATAA
- a CDS encoding SRPBCC family protein gives MNRAKVTAEPGQPTMVIERTFDAPRDKVFAAMTQKDKLERWWIGPGYTTRVEHLDVRDGGSWRFVQTSPNGAEFIFHGSFHMVSPEMTVQTFEFDGLAERGHVSLQKIELIEVGNGMTKLVSTGTCLSVDDRDGMISGGMEEGMQQTYAMLDEVLKLM, from the coding sequence ATGAATAGAGCTAAAGTGACAGCTGAGCCCGGACAACCAACAATGGTAATTGAACGCACATTTGATGCCCCCCGAGACAAAGTCTTTGCTGCGATGACGCAAAAGGACAAGTTAGAACGCTGGTGGATTGGACCAGGATATACCACGCGCGTAGAGCATCTCGACGTACGCGACGGTGGTTCATGGCGATTTGTGCAAACCAGCCCGAATGGAGCCGAATTTATCTTCCACGGGAGCTTCCACATGGTTTCCCCAGAGATGACGGTTCAAACTTTCGAATTTGACGGTCTTGCTGAACGTGGACATGTGTCCCTTCAGAAGATAGAACTCATCGAAGTGGGCAACGGAATGACGAAACTAGTATCAACCGGGACCTGCCTGAGTGTCGACGATAGGGACGGAATGATATCAGGCGGCATGGAAGAAGGCATGCAGCAAACCTATGCCATGTTGGACGAAGTACTAAAATTGATGTGA
- a CDS encoding helix-turn-helix transcriptional regulator, protein MTFYTKRLTLNHMVEYNPYLDGLFGSLADPIRRDILQKLVHAQRTISQLAENYEMSFAAVAKHLSVLEKAKLIVKRRNGREQIVSIAPDALRDASEYLDQFEALWNYRFDTLDALLQEDDQNE, encoded by the coding sequence TTGACATTCTATACGAAACGGCTTACATTAAACCATATGGTTGAATATAATCCGTATCTAGATGGCTTGTTTGGCTCGCTGGCAGATCCAATTCGAAGAGACATATTACAGAAACTGGTCCATGCCCAGCGCACCATCAGTCAACTTGCCGAGAACTATGAAATGTCGTTCGCTGCCGTTGCCAAACACTTGAGTGTACTGGAGAAGGCTAAGTTAATCGTCAAACGACGAAATGGAAGGGAGCAAATTGTCAGTATCGCACCCGATGCCTTGAGAGATGCGAGTGAGTACCTGGACCAATTTGAAGCACTATGGAATTATCGCTTTGATACCTTGGACGCATTATTACAGGAGGACGATCAGAATGAATAG
- a CDS encoding 2-hydroxy-3-oxopropionate reductase gives MKIGFIGLGIMGKPMARHLIEDGFETYLFDINRAAVNDLATLGGQASESIEELAKACDIIFTMLPAAAHVAEVLFGENGISAKANPGTIVVDMSSVSVSDAKSFAERLKANDIFFLDAPVSGGEPMAISGKLSIMVGGDEEPFQRVLPLFHSMGDSIVHVGETGAGQVAKLANQIVVSINLAAVSEAAVFASKAGIDLNKVFAAIRGGLAGSAVLEAKMPKIINRDFEPGGRIEINFKDLNNVQETANSLGVPLPVTHLVKEIFSAEIASGFAKKDHSYIIDFFERMANHQTPKGGKQ, from the coding sequence ATGAAAATAGGATTTATTGGTCTCGGCATCATGGGAAAACCTATGGCTCGTCATTTAATTGAAGATGGATTTGAAACATATCTGTTCGATATAAATCGAGCTGCAGTAAATGATTTAGCGACGCTTGGCGGACAGGCCAGTGAGTCCATAGAGGAACTTGCCAAAGCGTGTGATATTATTTTCACCATGCTTCCCGCCGCCGCACACGTTGCCGAAGTGTTGTTTGGAGAGAATGGAATTTCAGCCAAAGCCAATCCAGGCACTATTGTTGTAGACATGAGTTCTGTTTCCGTCTCTGATGCAAAATCATTCGCAGAAAGACTAAAAGCAAACGACATATTCTTTCTCGATGCGCCTGTCAGCGGTGGAGAACCAATGGCAATTAGCGGGAAACTCTCTATCATGGTTGGCGGTGATGAAGAACCATTTCAGCGCGTATTACCTCTGTTTCACTCAATGGGCGACAGTATTGTTCATGTTGGCGAGACAGGCGCGGGACAAGTCGCTAAACTGGCAAATCAAATCGTCGTAAGTATAAATTTGGCGGCTGTTTCCGAAGCGGCTGTGTTTGCGTCCAAAGCCGGTATTGATTTGAACAAAGTATTTGCCGCAATTCGCGGAGGACTAGCCGGCAGCGCTGTTCTCGAAGCGAAAATGCCAAAAATTATTAATAGGGATTTCGAACCAGGCGGACGTATCGAAATCAACTTCAAGGACCTCAACAACGTCCAGGAAACAGCCAACAGTCTGGGGGTCCCTCTCCCTGTCACACACCTTGTCAAAGAGATTTTCAGTGCCGAAATCGCCAGCGGATTTGCTAAGAAGGATCATTCTTACATTATAGATTTCTTTGAAAGAATGGCGAATCACCAAACACCGAAAGGTGGAAAACAGTAA